One stretch of Legionella birminghamensis DNA includes these proteins:
- the dotG gene encoding type IVB secretion system protein DotG/IcmE, with protein sequence MAGRKENLKALFTNTRSRVIIVFTTILLVIAVVIGVIKFMGAGTDGPGASADVPGAPAIQSIPGALNPTAQYAKLQEAQNVTQAQNALKTGGSAIPTLIRSQQIGSGVDGVGMAGDNGQGGVGFSTLAMEDEAGAQRSLWLDELRKGNCNKSVVQKVVSEGANISLLKQACSCVQLKADGYQLADLQQSCSCQELKAAGFNARQLKDNGYSAGQLRICGFDACELRNAGFTAQQMKDGGFSDGELKGAGFSDAEINKASGLPDGVTEADIRKAGCDVNALQRLRSAGVSAAAIRRTNGCGANQLKTAGFTAQDLRNAGFSAADLKNAGFTPEQLRQAGYSARDLLNAGYTPDELLKTGYTPAEIEAAESELPPGITPTDVKNAGCDINGVTKERLAGVSAKLIRQYANCSAQALKAAGFTNGDLAYAGFTPDQIKAAGLLSDDAIRAAGCDPDKLKSINTGGVSARKIKDLNGCTAAALKAAGYGAQALLDAGYTPQELTAAGFTPDEIRAAQQASDAAIKAAGCDPDKLKALYAAGVSAKRIHDLNGCSTAALKSAGYDAKSLLEAGFTPQDLLAAGFTPEQIRQGQLATDAAIRAAGCDINKLGELKAAGVTGKRIHELSGCSAAVLKDAGFSARSLLDAGFTPQDLKNAGFTARQLLDAGLTPQQLLQAGFTPDQLRQAGVSAADIIAAGRVANCNVSSLQAAHAAGVSATVIKQTLGCSAAGLKAAGYNAADLRAAGFTAAELKNAGFSAPDLKAAGFSAKELRDAGFPAEELKAAGFTAGQLKEAGYSAAELKSSGFTAKQLKDAGYSAKQLKDAGFSATELRAAGFSAKDLKDAGFSAAALRTAGFSAKDLKDAGFTAEELRNAGFSASALKDAGFSADDLRKAGFSDAELQAAGIQPGSAVAGLGENQIPGATSGVPGVPGLSGTGLTTASSQAAANSRQLQEILNRQNQQMADQRYQQRIQQRTSDMMGAATSSLQSWSRVSVQAYTASSIPEEEPKAGTGVLVPGSQTNIAVSSSQTTTIVQTAPKAVIKTGDIIFAVLDTSVNSDEPGPILATIVSGKLKGSKLIGSFTLPSNSDKMVISFNTLSIPGTPHTISVNAFAIDPNTARTALASRTNHHYLQRYGSLFASSFLEGFGNAFQSANTTVTVGGTGGGDNITVQNGIGRSALENAVIGLATVGKSWGQVAQQQFNRPTTVEVFSGTGMGILFTQDVTLTS encoded by the coding sequence ATGGCAGGCAGAAAAGAAAACCTTAAAGCACTTTTTACAAATACCCGTTCTCGGGTCATCATTGTTTTTACAACCATCCTGCTGGTTATTGCCGTAGTGATTGGAGTCATCAAATTTATGGGTGCGGGAACAGACGGTCCCGGCGCGTCTGCAGATGTTCCCGGCGCACCAGCCATCCAATCCATTCCTGGCGCACTAAATCCTACTGCCCAATATGCCAAGCTACAGGAAGCTCAGAATGTTACTCAGGCACAGAACGCCTTAAAAACCGGAGGCAGTGCTATTCCAACATTGATCCGTTCCCAACAAATCGGAAGCGGTGTTGACGGCGTTGGCATGGCCGGTGATAACGGCCAGGGCGGCGTCGGGTTTTCGACATTAGCCATGGAGGATGAAGCAGGGGCGCAACGCAGCCTGTGGCTGGATGAATTAAGAAAGGGGAATTGCAATAAGTCCGTAGTGCAGAAAGTCGTTAGCGAAGGAGCAAACATTTCCCTCCTCAAACAAGCATGCTCCTGCGTCCAGTTAAAAGCAGATGGTTATCAATTAGCAGATTTACAGCAGAGCTGTTCCTGTCAGGAATTAAAAGCAGCAGGATTTAATGCCAGGCAGTTAAAAGACAACGGTTATTCAGCTGGGCAATTGCGCATTTGCGGTTTCGATGCCTGCGAATTGAGAAATGCTGGATTTACTGCGCAACAAATGAAAGATGGCGGTTTTTCCGATGGCGAGTTAAAAGGAGCTGGATTTTCGGATGCCGAGATCAACAAGGCAAGCGGCTTGCCTGATGGTGTCACTGAAGCAGACATACGAAAGGCTGGCTGCGATGTGAATGCCTTGCAACGTTTGCGTTCAGCAGGGGTCTCTGCTGCAGCAATACGCCGCACAAATGGCTGTGGTGCGAATCAATTAAAAACTGCAGGTTTTACTGCCCAGGATTTACGTAACGCCGGATTTTCTGCCGCTGATCTTAAAAATGCAGGCTTTACCCCGGAGCAATTAAGACAGGCTGGTTATAGCGCAAGAGATTTATTGAACGCGGGTTATACACCGGATGAATTGCTTAAGACAGGATATACGCCAGCCGAAATTGAAGCGGCTGAATCAGAATTGCCCCCTGGTATAACACCAACTGATGTAAAGAATGCAGGTTGTGATATTAATGGGGTGACCAAAGAAAGGTTGGCCGGCGTGAGTGCAAAATTGATTCGTCAGTATGCCAATTGCAGTGCCCAGGCATTAAAAGCCGCGGGATTCACAAATGGTGATTTGGCCTATGCTGGATTTACTCCCGACCAAATAAAGGCTGCCGGTCTATTATCTGATGACGCCATTCGAGCAGCGGGATGTGATCCAGACAAATTAAAATCGATTAATACTGGAGGTGTTTCTGCGCGTAAAATCAAAGATCTGAATGGCTGTACGGCAGCAGCTCTAAAAGCTGCAGGCTATGGAGCGCAGGCTTTGCTGGATGCTGGATATACACCCCAGGAATTGACCGCTGCCGGGTTTACTCCGGATGAAATACGTGCGGCGCAGCAAGCTTCTGATGCAGCAATTAAGGCTGCTGGTTGTGATCCTGACAAGCTGAAGGCTCTTTATGCAGCCGGTGTGTCTGCGAAACGGATCCATGATTTAAATGGCTGTTCCACTGCTGCTCTAAAATCAGCGGGCTACGATGCAAAATCTTTACTGGAAGCGGGCTTTACTCCCCAGGATCTGCTAGCTGCCGGATTTACCCCGGAACAAATTCGCCAGGGACAGTTAGCGACAGATGCGGCAATCAGGGCAGCAGGCTGTGATATTAATAAGCTGGGCGAATTGAAAGCTGCAGGCGTCACTGGAAAACGTATCCACGAATTGAGTGGTTGTAGTGCTGCAGTTCTGAAGGATGCAGGTTTTAGCGCTCGTTCGCTTTTAGACGCCGGGTTTACCCCTCAGGATCTTAAGAATGCCGGATTTACTGCCAGGCAATTACTCGATGCCGGACTTACACCGCAACAACTATTGCAGGCTGGCTTTACTCCTGATCAACTAAGACAGGCAGGTGTCAGTGCGGCAGATATTATTGCAGCCGGTCGCGTTGCGAATTGTAATGTTTCTTCTTTGCAGGCTGCTCATGCGGCAGGTGTATCGGCGACAGTGATCAAGCAAACTTTGGGTTGCAGCGCTGCTGGACTCAAGGCTGCTGGCTACAATGCTGCTGACCTTCGCGCTGCTGGGTTCACTGCTGCAGAACTAAAAAATGCGGGTTTTAGTGCTCCTGATCTGAAAGCAGCTGGCTTTAGTGCAAAAGAACTCCGTGATGCGGGTTTTCCAGCTGAAGAATTAAAAGCGGCAGGGTTTACTGCAGGTCAGCTCAAAGAAGCAGGATATTCAGCAGCGGAGCTAAAATCATCTGGATTCACCGCGAAACAATTAAAAGATGCAGGCTATAGCGCTAAACAATTGAAGGATGCTGGTTTTAGTGCAACAGAACTAAGAGCCGCCGGTTTTTCAGCCAAGGATCTGAAAGATGCCGGATTTAGCGCAGCGGCATTACGTACTGCCGGTTTTTCTGCAAAAGATCTTAAAGATGCAGGCTTTACAGCGGAAGAGTTAAGAAATGCCGGATTTTCTGCTTCTGCATTAAAGGATGCCGGGTTCTCGGCAGATGATTTGCGGAAAGCCGGGTTTAGTGATGCAGAGCTTCAGGCTGCAGGTATACAGCCGGGCTCAGCAGTTGCTGGTCTGGGCGAGAATCAGATTCCTGGAGCTACTTCCGGTGTTCCGGGTGTTCCTGGTTTGTCCGGGACCGGGCTTACAACAGCCTCTAGTCAGGCTGCTGCCAATAGCAGGCAGCTTCAGGAAATTCTCAACAGGCAAAATCAGCAGATGGCTGACCAACGCTATCAGCAACGGATACAACAGCGTACGTCTGACATGATGGGTGCAGCGACATCCTCTCTCCAGAGTTGGTCTCGAGTATCGGTGCAGGCTTATACAGCCAGCAGTATTCCTGAAGAAGAGCCCAAAGCAGGTACAGGGGTGTTAGTCCCAGGCTCCCAGACCAATATAGCAGTAAGCAGCTCTCAAACAACGACAATTGTCCAGACAGCACCCAAAGCCGTAATTAAGACAGGGGATATCATTTTCGCAGTGCTGGATACTTCAGTGAACAGCGATGAACCGGGTCCGATTTTAGCAACCATAGTGTCTGGAAAATTAAAAGGTTCGAAGTTGATTGGAAGTTTCACATTGCCCAGCAACTCGGACAAAATGGTGATTAGCTTTAATACACTGTCCATTCCCGGAACGCCACATACGATTTCAGTTAATGCCTTTGCTATTGATCCCAACACTGCACGCACTGCATTGGCTAGTCGCACCAACCATCATTATCTGCAACGTTATGGTTCCTTATTTGCCTCCTCCTTCCTGGAAGGGTTTGGTAATGCATTCCAATCGGCAAACACGACTGTAACTGTTGGCGGCACCGGAGGCGGCGACAATATTACTGTGCAGAATGGTATTGGACGATCGGCATTGGAGAACGCTGTAATAGGTTTGGCAACCGTAGGTAAATCCTGGGGCCAGGTCGCTCAACAACAGTTCAACCGTCCGACCACAGTTGAAGTATTTTCAGGTACTGGAATGGGTATCCTCTTTACCCAAGATGTCACGTTAACAAGCTAA
- the icmJ gene encoding type IVB secretion system protein IcmJDotN: MAVNQERNKLRLVASPGAWRLYSARKADERFKAYEQKVFLRDRYTCQFCGFQAKLFQEVINIDGNYTNNKISNMVTACCFCAQCFFVESVGVGGYGGGTLIYLPELQQSELNSLCHVLFCAITNDTGYKGSAQNIYRSFKSRSQTVEEKFGEGTSDPSIFGQLIIDSGATSPEITDKLFNNIRLLPSRAKFRRQIEQWAASALEEMAEST, from the coding sequence ATGGCCGTCAATCAGGAACGCAATAAGTTAAGGCTTGTAGCCAGCCCTGGCGCCTGGCGCTTATATTCAGCTAGAAAAGCGGATGAGCGATTTAAAGCCTACGAACAAAAAGTATTTCTACGCGACCGTTATACCTGTCAATTCTGTGGTTTTCAGGCAAAACTCTTTCAAGAAGTTATTAATATTGACGGTAATTATACAAACAACAAGATTTCCAATATGGTTACAGCATGTTGTTTCTGCGCTCAATGTTTTTTTGTTGAATCCGTTGGGGTTGGTGGTTATGGCGGGGGTACACTTATCTATCTTCCAGAACTTCAGCAATCCGAACTGAACAGTTTATGCCATGTCCTTTTTTGCGCAATAACCAATGATACGGGCTATAAAGGCAGCGCTCAGAATATATATAGAAGTTTTAAATCCCGATCCCAGACTGTCGAGGAAAAATTCGGAGAAGGTACCAGCGATCCCTCTATCTTTGGACAATTGATTATTGACTCTGGTGCAACATCTCCTGAAATTACTGATAAATTATTTAATAATATACGGTTACTTCCATCCAGAGCCAAATTTAGAAGACAAATAGAGCAATGGGCGGCTAGTGCTTTGGAAGAAATGGCTGAGAGCACTTAA
- a CDS encoding DotH/IcmK family type IV secretion protein produces the protein MTAVVAFHSVITVSYAAEQSDSAQQALQQLRMLQQKLSAQQGGTSSINPQLGNIPLGTAQGAGQTQQSSTTVQNTTVVNATTGQQISGPPQTAAGPEQQQAPTPNDNELIDKQAFDGVLRQKFPLTPEQIIRLRHAYQSNEFAETSTAGTPPKPTATSQFVNLSPGSTPPVIRLSQGFVSSLVFLDSTGAPWPISAYDLGDPASFNIQWDKTSNTLMIQALRLYNYGNLAVRLRGLNTPVMLTLIPGQKAVDYRVDLRIQGYGPNAKSMPMEEGIPPAASDILLHVLDGVPPDGSTRLVVSGGDARAWLLNDKMYVRTNLTILSPGWIGSMTSADGMHAYEMQKSPVLLVSWHGKVMQLKVEGL, from the coding sequence TTGACTGCTGTAGTCGCTTTTCATTCAGTCATTACTGTGTCCTATGCTGCCGAGCAGTCTGACTCAGCGCAGCAGGCTCTACAGCAGTTACGTATGCTGCAGCAAAAATTATCTGCTCAGCAGGGTGGCACATCCAGCATCAATCCGCAGCTAGGCAATATTCCATTAGGAACTGCCCAGGGGGCTGGGCAAACGCAGCAAAGTTCAACAACTGTCCAGAATACCACTGTGGTAAATGCGACAACTGGACAGCAGATTTCTGGCCCGCCGCAGACAGCTGCCGGACCTGAGCAACAACAGGCGCCAACTCCAAATGATAATGAGTTAATCGATAAACAGGCTTTTGATGGCGTATTGCGGCAAAAATTCCCTTTAACGCCTGAACAGATCATCCGTTTGCGGCATGCCTACCAATCAAATGAGTTTGCTGAAACATCTACAGCTGGGACACCTCCTAAACCGACAGCGACTTCCCAGTTTGTCAATTTGTCTCCCGGCTCAACCCCGCCCGTTATTCGTTTGTCGCAAGGCTTTGTTTCATCGCTGGTGTTCCTGGATTCCACAGGAGCTCCCTGGCCTATCAGTGCCTATGATTTAGGTGATCCGGCTTCCTTCAATATTCAGTGGGATAAAACCAGTAATACCTTAATGATTCAGGCATTAAGATTGTACAACTATGGCAACCTGGCTGTGAGATTAAGGGGCTTAAATACACCGGTTATGCTGACTTTGATCCCAGGGCAGAAAGCAGTCGATTATCGAGTTGATTTGCGCATTCAGGGTTATGGCCCAAATGCCAAAAGCATGCCGATGGAAGAGGGCATACCTCCGGCAGCCAGTGACATTTTATTGCACGTTTTAGATGGTGTCCCGCCGGATGGCAGTACACGGCTCGTAGTAAGCGGCGGCGACGCCAGAGCCTGGTTGCTGAACGATAAAATGTACGTTCGAACCAATCTTACCATCCTGTCGCCGGGATGGATCGGCAGTATGACCAGTGCAGATGGAATGCATGCATATGAAATGCAGAAGTCGCCTGTTTTATTGGTTTCCTGGCATGGCAAAGTCATGCAGCTCAAGGTAGAAGGGTTATAG
- the icmG gene encoding type IVB secretion system protein IcmG/DotF has protein sequence MADNYQGNDEYEFTDLDALDPEPMDSEEPQQSSAVAKKKMSDMGETNVKRNALIAIVVIVLAMLGYKFLGSFFTSKPKPVDTTEAPVTATVPPTDTTPATATQQPEVVDQEPSIPVSTSASVAPDTTTTTTTNTTQVASGLGDTSSSSANDQQVNQKLSALELSQQNLRTEVNSLSEQLGGVNTSINELTNKINSLNQMITTLAGKVEEQSNQITVLTVRTQPKKIVHKVVKQIVPKNIYYLQAVIPGRAWLIGTNGSTLTVREGTNIAGYGVVRLIDPHQGRVVTSSGQVIRFSPQDS, from the coding sequence ATGGCCGATAATTATCAAGGTAATGATGAATACGAGTTCACTGATTTAGATGCTCTGGATCCAGAGCCGATGGACAGTGAAGAGCCACAGCAATCGTCCGCTGTAGCCAAAAAGAAAATGTCTGATATGGGAGAGACCAATGTCAAGCGAAATGCGCTTATCGCAATCGTTGTCATTGTTCTGGCCATGTTGGGGTACAAGTTTCTCGGATCATTTTTTACAAGTAAACCCAAGCCCGTGGATACTACGGAGGCTCCGGTGACTGCAACTGTACCGCCTACCGATACAACGCCTGCAACAGCTACACAGCAGCCTGAAGTAGTAGATCAGGAGCCATCTATTCCGGTATCTACATCGGCCAGCGTTGCACCCGATACAACAACGACAACCACGACAAATACTACGCAGGTGGCTTCCGGGCTTGGCGATACCAGCAGTTCCTCCGCGAACGATCAACAAGTGAACCAGAAGCTTTCTGCCCTGGAACTCAGTCAGCAGAATCTTCGTACTGAGGTCAATTCACTGAGCGAGCAACTGGGAGGCGTGAATACTAGTATCAACGAATTAACCAATAAAATTAATTCCTTAAATCAAATGATAACGACACTTGCTGGAAAAGTAGAAGAGCAATCCAATCAGATTACTGTTTTGACAGTGAGGACTCAACCTAAAAAAATTGTACATAAAGTAGTCAAGCAGATTGTCCCAAAAAATATTTATTATCTCCAGGCTGTAATTCCTGGAAGAGCTTGGTTAATTGGAACAAATGGGTCTACACTTACCGTTAGAGAAGGGACAAATATTGCAGGATATGGGGTCGTTAGATTGATAGACCCGCATCAGGGACGCGTCGTTACAAGTTCAGGACAGGTAATCAGGTTTAGTCCCCAAGACAGTTGA
- a CDS encoding type IV secretion protein IcmD, translating to MVMAGEAAASSTLTLGGMASSITGSFASLTRLITAGSYLAGLGFSIGAIMKFKQHKDNPTQIPIGTPIALVLIAAALLFLPTILGIAGATMFGGSGGQTAGPGGSIFSSGSSGS from the coding sequence ATGGTTATGGCGGGGGAAGCCGCTGCATCATCCACCCTTACTCTAGGTGGTATGGCTTCAAGTATCACAGGCTCCTTTGCCAGCTTAACCCGTTTAATTACTGCAGGATCCTATCTTGCTGGTCTTGGATTTTCTATCGGTGCTATTATGAAATTCAAACAGCATAAAGATAATCCAACTCAAATTCCTATTGGTACGCCAATTGCCCTTGTTTTAATTGCGGCGGCCTTACTATTCCTGCCTACAATATTAGGAATAGCAGGAGCTACAATGTTTGGCGGCAGCGGCGGACAGACTGCTGGCCCAGGTGGTTCTATCTTCAGCAGTGGTTCTTCTGGTTCATAA
- a CDS encoding type IV secretion protein IcmB: MANWADSFFEGVDTFFAWLSTSLKQTTESYLELETADSPTVLVNHDGSLLSILKIEGVTALAGAEEFEHLVEGLSNAFQGAMGRPGHALQVLFSHDKQNIRKVIKDIYGPAESTAQRLNLNLDDLFKERIDYLSLYCAEERVYFVLLTRPFNLPSDQLKTANKTKLKMLRDSKAPPFKNSQTIYAAIPELRDTHDAYVRAVMNDLDSLNVFATLLKVHDAVHAIRMTGDPDFTSDDWRATLPGDKILPKEINSFEGDASDLLWPPLSKQVLPRDAEILDLRTVRVGDKIYSSVFIDLFPKEIRPFITLFARILPAHIPWRISFLIESEGLDTIKFKGLLASILSFSSAQNRLISDSVNLLKYLQLNTDDAIVRLRVVATTWAKEGEMALLRRRSSELVKAIQGWGSTEVSEVCGDAFAGFVSSMLAATTRSAAVPSVAPLSDVISMLPITRPASPWSTGALLFRSPDGKPWPFQPGSTQQTTWIDLVYARPGSGKSVLSNALNLALCLSGGLTRLPRIAIIDIGPSSSGLISLLREALPASQRHLVAYHRLRMTPEYSINPFDTQLGCRYPTALERSFLVNFLTLLTTPLGASKPYDAMPDLAGMVVDELYKSFADEFNPTPYAPGVEEFIDSILEEIGFVRDSKSTWWEVTDALYSAGFVHEAMLAQRYAMPLLADAASICRTPSIEDLYERVVAPTGESLISAFSRMISGAVREYSILSRVTSFDIGDARVVSLDLDEVAKSGGDAADRQTSVMYMLARYVLARHYYLTEESMGTVPDQYKEYHKDRVLEIREDPKRIVYDEFHRTAKSSAVRDQVIVDMREGRKWKVQISLLSQSVDDFDPVMIDFATAIYIMDAGPSQAVEKTSQIFGLTNTAKIALRTRVHGPRQGGATFLVQYATKTGVNVQLLTLTLGPIELWAFSTTAEDAAVRNQLYRHIGPSEARRFLAALFPNGSVAKEVENRLILMKSEVGLIEEDAKASVIEQLVNDLLNAYAKDPNMKSLPGKIQ, from the coding sequence ATGGCGAATTGGGCAGATTCATTTTTCGAAGGGGTTGACACTTTTTTTGCTTGGCTAAGTACCTCCCTTAAGCAGACGACTGAATCTTATTTGGAATTGGAAACGGCGGATAGCCCTACGGTTCTGGTTAACCATGATGGCTCGCTGCTTTCAATTCTGAAAATCGAGGGTGTCACTGCCTTAGCGGGTGCTGAGGAATTTGAGCATTTGGTAGAAGGTTTAAGCAATGCCTTTCAAGGTGCGATGGGTCGCCCTGGTCATGCACTTCAGGTTTTATTTAGTCATGACAAACAAAATATCCGTAAAGTTATCAAAGATATCTATGGGCCGGCAGAGTCTACTGCCCAACGTCTAAATCTGAATCTAGACGATTTGTTTAAAGAACGAATTGATTACCTTTCACTTTATTGTGCGGAAGAGCGTGTCTATTTTGTTTTACTCACGCGTCCCTTTAATCTGCCTTCCGACCAGTTAAAAACTGCAAATAAAACTAAGCTGAAAATGCTCAGGGATTCCAAGGCGCCGCCATTTAAAAACTCACAAACTATCTATGCGGCAATACCTGAGTTGCGTGATACGCATGACGCTTATGTACGCGCGGTGATGAATGACCTCGACAGTTTAAATGTCTTTGCCACACTGTTAAAAGTCCACGATGCTGTACATGCCATCCGGATGACTGGCGATCCTGATTTTACCAGTGATGATTGGCGGGCAACTTTACCTGGCGATAAAATTCTGCCCAAAGAGATTAATAGCTTTGAAGGGGATGCTTCTGATTTACTCTGGCCTCCTCTATCCAAACAGGTGTTGCCTCGTGATGCGGAGATACTCGATTTACGGACAGTACGGGTGGGCGATAAAATTTACTCCTCCGTATTCATCGATTTGTTTCCTAAGGAAATCCGGCCATTCATTACCTTATTTGCCCGTATATTACCAGCCCATATTCCCTGGCGAATATCCTTTCTAATTGAAAGCGAAGGCCTTGATACAATTAAGTTCAAGGGGTTGCTGGCTTCGATTCTCAGCTTTTCTTCTGCTCAAAATCGCTTAATCAGTGATTCGGTAAATCTTTTGAAATATCTGCAGTTGAACACAGATGATGCGATTGTACGCTTACGAGTAGTAGCAACAACCTGGGCGAAAGAGGGTGAAATGGCGCTTCTTCGCCGCCGCAGTTCGGAATTGGTAAAAGCGATCCAGGGCTGGGGCTCTACAGAAGTATCTGAGGTCTGCGGAGATGCCTTCGCCGGCTTTGTGTCCAGTATGCTGGCTGCGACTACCCGAAGTGCTGCGGTACCTTCGGTGGCTCCCTTGTCTGATGTAATCAGTATGTTGCCGATTACAAGACCCGCATCACCCTGGAGCACCGGTGCATTACTGTTTCGTTCGCCGGATGGCAAACCCTGGCCGTTTCAACCGGGTTCTACCCAGCAAACAACCTGGATTGATCTTGTTTATGCGCGTCCGGGATCGGGTAAATCTGTTTTGTCGAACGCGTTGAACCTGGCGCTTTGCCTGTCTGGTGGTTTAACCCGTCTGCCCCGCATTGCAATTATTGATATTGGCCCCTCCAGTAGTGGTTTGATCTCACTTTTAAGAGAGGCTTTGCCGGCCTCACAAAGGCATTTGGTAGCTTATCATCGTCTGCGAATGACACCGGAATATTCGATTAACCCTTTCGACACCCAATTGGGTTGTCGTTACCCAACTGCGCTTGAACGCTCTTTTTTGGTTAACTTTCTAACTTTGTTGACTACCCCTCTTGGGGCAAGCAAGCCTTATGATGCGATGCCTGATTTGGCGGGTATGGTGGTTGATGAGCTGTACAAGAGTTTTGCTGATGAGTTTAACCCGACACCATACGCACCTGGGGTGGAAGAATTTATTGATTCGATTCTCGAGGAAATAGGCTTCGTTCGCGATTCGAAATCCACTTGGTGGGAGGTTACGGATGCGCTTTATTCAGCTGGTTTTGTCCATGAAGCAATGCTTGCACAGCGTTATGCGATGCCTTTGCTTGCCGATGCCGCCTCCATTTGTCGGACTCCCTCCATTGAGGACTTGTATGAGCGGGTTGTCGCTCCAACTGGAGAATCGCTAATCAGCGCGTTTTCGCGTATGATTTCCGGTGCTGTTCGGGAATATTCCATATTATCAAGAGTTACCAGCTTCGATATTGGTGATGCCAGGGTGGTCTCCCTGGATCTTGACGAGGTAGCGAAGAGCGGGGGGGATGCAGCCGACAGACAAACCTCCGTCATGTACATGCTGGCACGCTATGTACTTGCCCGGCATTATTATCTCACTGAAGAAAGTATGGGTACTGTTCCTGATCAATATAAGGAGTATCACAAAGACCGTGTTCTGGAAATTCGTGAAGATCCCAAACGGATTGTTTATGACGAATTCCACCGTACCGCCAAATCTTCTGCTGTTCGTGATCAGGTTATTGTCGATATGCGGGAAGGAAGGAAATGGAAAGTCCAGATTTCCCTGCTTTCCCAATCTGTAGATGACTTTGATCCAGTGATGATTGATTTCGCCACTGCAATTTATATTATGGATGCCGGACCTTCTCAGGCAGTGGAAAAGACCAGTCAGATTTTCGGTCTTACCAATACCGCCAAGATCGCCCTGCGCACGCGGGTGCATGGCCCAAGGCAGGGCGGGGCAACTTTTCTGGTCCAATATGCCACCAAAACCGGTGTTAACGTCCAGTTACTGACGCTGACGCTTGGTCCGATTGAGCTTTGGGCATTTAGTACTACTGCTGAAGACGCGGCTGTTCGTAACCAGCTTTATCGTCATATCGGCCCTTCAGAAGCACGACGTTTTCTTGCTGCATTATTCCCCAATGGCTCAGTGGCCAAGGAAGTGGAGAATCGTTTGATTCTTATGAAATCCGAGGTGGGATTAATTGAAGAGGATGCAAAAGCGAGCGTTATAGAGCAGCTAGTGAATGATTTGCTGAATGCTTATGCAAAAGATCCAAATATGAAGAGTCTTCCCGGAAAGATTCAGTAG